The Triticum aestivum cultivar Chinese Spring chromosome 3A, IWGSC CS RefSeq v2.1, whole genome shotgun sequence genome includes a region encoding these proteins:
- the LOC123060583 gene encoding probable RNA-dependent RNA polymerase 3 isoform X2 — protein sequence MQVRMFYNGLAVKGTLLVVRKLPERTIHVRPSMIKVNSDPSLSGGHSFNSLEIVSTSNRPKRALTSRFLITLLQYGGVPADCFMELLGKALKDVEKARHKTRDSLEVAFNHGDMDDLMSARMILSGIRPEDEAYLQDQLTTMTKEEREGFKQGRLPVNQCYYLMGTTDPTGTLKPHEVCVILDHGPISGEVLVYRHPGLHFGDIHVLTATYSEAIQDFVGDSKYAILFPVSGPRSLADEMAGGDFDGDMYWVSRNPQLLKYFKPSEPWDPRSPPRKAKQEKPQDYDESKLEHILFREFFRTRFTPSYVLGAAADCWLVYMDRLLTCEVQEDKKEWESIKAKMLELVDIYYEALDAPKSGNKITMPRHLKVEVYPHFMEGKGFTPPYISTSVLGKIYDLAKSHQPEAVHPINITPLTCFTEEVVAEELNTWGLRYDEYRRASTLLLDSNRPISKEEKKARFRELDQKYKQMLYDAAELEESQKHPFAVYREACAIYQLVYEHAARCRSDDEGRRVERCGFVWRVAGRALCEFYVIKRRGDRVVADMQVLRDAFRKDRGA from the exons ATGCAGGTCCGTATGTTCTATAATGGACTTGCTGTAAAGGGAACCCTTCTTGTTGTTAGAAAG CTTCCTGAAAGGACTATCCATGTACGACCATCAATGATAAAAGTAAACTCAGATCCTAGTTTATCAGGTGGGCACTCCTTCAACTCACTGGAAATTGTTTCAACGAG CAACCGACCCAAAAGGGCATTGACATCAAGGTTTTTAATCACGCTGCTTCAATATGGAGGGGTTCCAGCGGATTGTTTTATGGAGCTCCTAGGGAAGGCACTAAAAGATGTTGAGAAAGCTCGCCATAAAACTAGAGATTCCCTTGAAG TTGCATTTAACCACGGTGACATGGATGATTTAATGTCTGCACGGATGATCCTTTCTGGAATTCGACCAGAAGATGAGGCATACTTACAGGACCAGCTTACTACAATGACCAAAGAGGAAAGAGAAGGATTCAAACAAGGCAGGCTCCCTGTCAATCAGTGTTATTATCTGATGGGCACAACAGATCCTACAGGGACACTAAAGCCCCATGAAGTCTGTGTGATATT GGACCATGGCCCCATTTCTGGAGAGGTTCTTGTCTACAGACATCCTGGGCTGCATTTTGGTGATATACATGTCTTGACAGCTACATATAGTGAGGCTATACAGGATTTCGTGGGAGATTCCAAGTATGCTATTCTTTTTCCTGTTTCTGGACCACGATCTCTAGCTGATGAGATGGCAGGTGGTGATTTTGATGGTGATATGTACTGGGTCTCGAGAAACCCACAG TTACTGAAGTACTTCAAACCATCGGAACCATGGGATCCAAGAAGCCCTCCAAGGAAGGCTAAACAAGAGAAGCCTCAGGATTATGATGAATCCAAGCTAGAACACATTTTATTCCGTGAATTTTTTAGAACTAGGTTTACACCGAG TTATGTGCTGGGTGCAGCTGCAGATTGTTGGCTGGTATATATGGATCGGCTACTGACATGTGAAGTTCAAGAAGACAAAAAAGAATGGGAGTCGATAAAGGCTAAGATGCTTGAATTGGTTGACATTTACTATGAGGCTCTGGATGCCCCGAAAAGTGGGAACAAG ATCACTATGCCTCGTCATCTGAAGGTTGAAGTATATCCGCACTTTATGGAAGGGAAAGGGTTTACACCTCCCTACATTTCCACATCAGTGCTGGGCAAAATCTATGATTTAGCAAAGTCGCATCAGCCTGAAGCAGTTCACCCAATCA ATATAACTCCACTGACATGCTTCACCGAGGAAGTAGTAGCCGAAGAACTCAACACGTGGGGTCTCCGTTACGACGAGTATCGGAGAGCGAGCACATTGCTATTGGACAGTAATCGCCCAATCTCTAAAGAAGAGAAGAAGGCGAGGTTCCGGGAGCTGGACCAAAAATACAAGCAG ATGCTGTACGACGCGGCGGAGCTGGAAGAGAGCCAGAAGCACCCGTTCGCCGTCTACAGGGAGGCCTGCGCGATCTACCAGCTGGTGTACGAGCACGCGGCGCGGTGCCGGAGCGACGACGAAGGGAGGCGTGTCGAGAGGTGCGGCTTCGTGTGGAGGGTCGCCGGCCGCGCGCTGTGCGAGTTCTACGTGATCAAGCGCCGCGGCGACAGGGTGGTCGCCGACATGCAGGTCCTCcgcgacgccttcaggaaggatcgCGGTGCGTAG
- the LOC123060583 gene encoding probable RNA-dependent RNA polymerase 3 isoform X1: MSTPGPASPAQMRAPPALPLPAAVGWELERIEARLDQHADPRARQMLADIGEAAALRVLRLIGESRKSIRNFSGYIMWVARSAPDAPSASAESAVYAFGPSSGDDSVLGPMHDDDVQMDDNAPGSELAFNLSNHAMIEVQSPARQRPHGLHSNSNGSPVGAVACLLPNPVAMEVDKPDCDVPEMLPVMPNQGGMEEFVEHPSFRMQDQVQPLQVDSPTPPLAHAVPDHAMVQVGSPGLGMVSGLQHQVGFDSPVQQIIPTSPRMVSTPSPVREITRRVHQMGCPSGTVGVQASPTMECMMPADPLVTANASRATASRQLLALGELEFVQIFMIYVYLAGKKIEDVGVLHEDYIRSLNSLPMDRFELEIWNKFGHKFLAECDRRQNLDWDPSKTRVYHCHIEQRGDSIVTVFKGPYIENTRTSLQKVVGDDNVLVVNFSDISRHTNAGDNFETGCHFYHHVFEDGIILGLRRYRFLIHKDGGRERRIKAEKNKERNKKCTSSVRCYFVRTECDWDKGVPYILSNRTIGDARKLFMHVHTVPSVAKYVARINTETLFSSIGRL, encoded by the exons ATGAGCACCCCCGGCCCGGCCTCCCCAGCGCAAATGCGCGCTCCGCCGGCCCTGCCGCTCCCGGCCGCGGTGGGCTGGGAGCTGGAGCGGATCGAGGCGCGGCTGGATCAGCACGCCGACCCCCGCGCGCGGCAGATGCTCGCGGACATCGGCGAGGCGGCCGCGCTGCGGGTGCTGCGGCTGATCGGGGAGTCGCGGAAGTCCATCCGGAACTTCTCCGGCTATATCATGTGGGTGGCGAGGAGCGCGCCGGATGCCCCTAGCGCTAGCGCCGAGAGCGCCGTCTACGCCTTCGGCCCCTCCAGCGGAG ATGACTCTGTACTGGGACCAATGCACGATGATGATGTTCAAATGGACGATAACGCTCCAGGCAGTGAATTGGCTTTCAATCTATCAAACCATGCCATGATCGAGGTCCAAAGCCCTGCCCGTCAGAGGCCTCACGGTTTACATAGCAACAGCAATGGGAGCCCTGTTGGGGCAGTTGCTTGCTTGTTGCCGAACCCAGTTGCAATGGAGGTTGATAAACCTGACTGCGATGTCCCAGAAATGTTACCCGTGATGCCAAACCAAGGAGGAATGGAAGAGTTTGTCGAGCATCCGTCTTTCAGGATGCAAGACCAGGTACAACCGTTGCAGGTTGACAGTCCTACCCCGCCATTGGCCCATGCGGTGCCAGACCATGCTATGGTGCAAGTTGGGAGCCCTGGCCTCGGCATGGTGTCTGGGTTGCAGCATCAGGTGGGGTTTGATAGCCCGGTCCAGCAGATCATTCCTACGTCTCCAAGGATGGTTTCCACCCCAAGTCCAGTGCGCGAGATCACAAGGCGTGTGCATCAAATGGGGTGCCCATCAGGAACTGTGGGGGTCCAAGCATCACCAACCATGGAGTGCATGATGCCAGCAGACCCTCTTGTTACTGCAAATGCATCAAGGGCAACCGCGAGCCGTCAGTTGTTAGCGCTGGGAGAGCTAGAGTTTGTTCAGATTTTCATGATATATGTCTATCTTGCAGG TAAGAAGATAGAAGATGTGGGTGTACTACATGAGGACTATATTAGGTCCTTGAATTCACTGCCCATGGATCGTTTTGAGTTGGAAATATGGAACAAATTTGGTCACAAGTTTCTAGCAGAGTGTGACAGGAGACAG AATCTTGATTGGGACCCAAGCAAGACAAGAGTGTACCATTGCCATATCGAGCAAAGAGGCGATTCCATAGTTACGGTTTTCAAG gGGCCATATATAGAGAACACAAGGACTAGTCTACAGAAAGTTGTTGGGGACGACAATGTTCTTGTTGTGAACTTTTCAGATATATCTAGGCACACCAATGCTGGTGATAACTTCGAAACCGGCTGTCACTTTTACCATCACGTTTTTGAAGATGGCATCATCTTGGGTTTGCGTCGCTATCGCTTTTTGA TTCACAAAgatggagggagggagaggagaatAAAAgcggaaaaaaataaagagagaaacAAGAAATGCACTTCTTCTGTTAGGTGCTACTTTGTTCGCACCGAGTGTGACTGGGACAAGGGTGTGCCTTATATCCTCTCCAACAGAACAATTGGTGATGCCCGCAAGCTTTTTATGCACGTACACACTGTCCCCAGTGTGGCAAAATATGTGGCCAG GATAAATACGGAAACATTGTTCTCAAGCATAGGGAGGCTTTGA